In one Brassica oleracea var. oleracea cultivar TO1000 chromosome C9, BOL, whole genome shotgun sequence genomic region, the following are encoded:
- the LOC106316517 gene encoding 21.7 kDa class VI heat shock protein, with the protein MTSSSGSLKLEIYTEDKTPGKWSVPLSEEVFRRFLSGAGGSEKAVFSEGSIFSPFLFGKYFDPSDAFPLWEFEADVLLANLRSVGQCRVDWSQTDQTYVLISDLPVVGKNNVQVYVDVKGKMMEISGQWNINKKTAANGDWRSGRWWEYGYVRRLELPGDADLQNSEAFLSNKDDYSFLEIIIPKINSKNKF; encoded by the exons ATGACGAGTAGTAGTGGAAGCCTCAAACTAGAGATCTATACCGAAGACAAGACGCCAGGAAAGTGGAGCGTACCGCTCAGCGAGGAAGTTTTCCGGAGGTTCTTAAGCGGTGCAGGAGGCTCGGAGAAGGCTGTGTTCAGCGAGGGATCTATTTTCAGCCCCTTCTTGTTCGGGAAGTACTTTGATCCGTCAGATGCGTTTCCATTGTGGGAATTCGAGGCAGATGTTTTGCTAGCAAACCTCAGGAGCGTAGGACAGTGTAGAGTCGATTGGTCGCAAACCGACCAAACTTATGTCCTTATATCTGACCTCCCCG TGGTGGGGAAAAATAACGTTCAGGTGTACGTGGATGTTAAAGGAAAAATGATGGAGATTAGTGGCCAATGGAACATTAATAAGAAAACGGCGGCCAACGGCGACTGGAGAAGCGGCCGGTGGTGGGAATACGGCTACGTCCGCCGTCTAGAGCTTCCCGGCGATGCCGACCTCCAAAACTCCGAAGCTTTCCTTTCCAACAAAGACGACTACTCTTTCTTAGAGATCATAATCCCCAAGATTAATTCTAAGAACAAATTCTAA